Proteins encoded in a region of the Drosophila sechellia strain sech25 chromosome 2L, ASM438219v1, whole genome shotgun sequence genome:
- the LOC6611672 gene encoding haloacid dehalogenase-like hydrolase domain-containing protein 2, translating into MFLLSRGTRSFQQLRNMSIKGALIDLSGTLHVEDEPTPNAVEALKRLRDSGVLVKFVTNTTKDSKATLHERLCRIGFQLDASEIYSSLSAAVSYVENERLNPYYILSEDARQDFPPEDTRRYKDSVVIGLAPKSFNYDQLNEAFNVLLENKNHKLIAVHQGKYYKRAEGLALGPGCFVKGLEFATGRTAKVIGKPNPYFFEGALDGRDPASCVMIGDDANDDIVGAMSMGMQGILVKTGKYLPDVKPSPPPTALLENFAEAVDWIIQKNQS; encoded by the exons ATGTTTTTGTTATCCAGAGGAACGAGAAGCTTTCAACAGTTGAGAAATATGTCTATTAAAGGAGCACTCATTGATCTCAGTGGCACCTTGCATGTGGAGGATGAACCTACTCCGAATGCTGTCGAGGCTTTGAAAAG ATTGCGTGACTCTGGCGTACTGGTCAAATTCGTTACAAACACCACGAAGGATTCAAAGGCCACTCTTCACGAACGGCTCTGCAGGATTGGCTTCCAACTTGACGCCTCTGAGATCTACAGCTCCTTGAGTGCCGCAGTCTCGTATGTGGAAAATGAGAGACTAAATCCTTACTATATTCTGTCTGAGGATGCACGACAGGACTTTCCGCCGGAGGACACTAGGCGCTATAAGGATTCAGTTGTAATCGGTCTGGCACCCAAGTCCTTTAACTATGACCAGCTGAACGAGGCTTTTAA CGTTCTGTTGGAAAACAAGAATCACAAACTGATCGCCGTGCATCAGGGTAAGTACTACAAACGAGCAGAAGGCCTGGCCTTGGGCCCCGGGTGCTTTGTCAAGGGTTTGGAGTTCGCTACAGGACGAACCGCCAAAGTGATTGGCAAGCCCAATCCTTATTTCTTCGAAGGAGCTCTGGATGGCCGGGATCCAGCGTCATGCGTTATGATTGGAGAT GATGCCAATGATGACATTGTGGGCGCCATGAGCATGGGCATGCAGGGAATTCTGGTCAAGACCGGCAAATATCTGCCAGATGTTAAACCATCGCCACCTCCAACAGCGTTGTTGGAAAACTTTGCAGAGGCTGTCGATTGGATTATacagaaaaaccaatcttAG
- the LOC6611674 gene encoding uncharacterized protein LOC6611674, whose protein sequence is MALSRAKPDELPRDAVVITEDQALKYQWKIITSWDKIGDVWSLRYTPGILSAMAAGTGAYINNHYRTKLRLGGHGRLSTYLPIVAVPAIFTMLAHKFFIQRPILLNPLSECPVCIQMRSAAFQTSLGIVYPTILAPFAAFLFATRCYTYRIPSITENPREVFMLWRKITRPIIPALGTLIGLQALLTMFLTGQEDKQNFKIMLRMREIEHQLEEEQLPQRMDF, encoded by the exons atGGCATTATCACGCGCCAAGCCCGACGAACTGCCCAGGGACGCGGTAGTTATAACAGAGGATCAGGCCCTCAAATACCAATGGAAGATTATAACTTCCTGGGACAAAATCGGCGATGT ATGGTCGTTGCGCTACACGCCCGGAATTCTGAGTGCTATGGCTGCGGGAACGGGCGCCTACATAAATAATCATTATCGCACCAAGCTGCGACTTGGAGGACATGGTCGATTGTCCACTTACCTCCCGATTGTCGCCGTTCCCGCCATATTTACCATGCTGGCGCACAAGTTCTTTATTCAGCGACCCATCCTGCTAAATCCACTAAGCGAGTGCCCGGTGTGCATCCAGATGCGCAGTGCTGCCTTTCAGACGAGTCTGGGCATCGTATATCCCACAATTCTGGCCCCATTCGCCGCATTTCTGTTCGCAACCCGCTGCTACACGTACCGTATTCCCTCGATTACGGAAAATCCCAGAGAAGTGTTTATGTTGTGGCGGAAAATCACACGCCCCATTATCCCAGCCTTAGGAACCTTAATCGGCCTGCAAGCCCTGCTAACCATGTTCCTCACTGGCCAGGAGGACAAGCAGAACTTTAAAATTATGCTACGCATGAGGGAGATCGAGCACCAGCTGGAGGAGGAACAATTGCCACAGCGAATGGATTTTTAA
- the LOC6611671 gene encoding mitochondrial ribosome-associated GTPase 2, whose translation MLFSTGKSFLARFSLDISRNAKPIGLIANYCQVASALRPKKAKSTRKEAQYFSDAKRIRAIGGKGGDGCVSFLQLWCNERAGPDGGDGGHGGHVVFQASNDVRNFNHVGSILKAEEGEPGSSKDCHGKNAKHSVIKVPIGTVIRNAQGQIVGDLGQADLMFVAARGGAGGKGNRFFTTDKETSPKVSEYGPKGEDLSYTLELRSMADVGLIGYPNAGKSTLLNALTRAKPKVAPYAFTTLRPHLGTVQYDDHVQLTIADLPGLVPNAHRNKGLGIQFLKHAERCTLLLFVLDASAPEPWKHYEQLMHELRQFGGRLASRPQLVVANKLDVEEGQNNFEELQRRLQNPVLGISAKMGHNLGQLLNSIRRGYDRHKEQPKESS comes from the exons ATGTTATTCTCTACCGGCAAATCGTTTCTTGCGCGATTTTCATTGGATATATCCAGAAATGCAAAACCAATTGGTCTCATAGCCAACTACTGTCAGGTGGCATCTGCGCTGCGTCCAAAGAAGGCGAAGTCCACCCGGAAAGAG GCGCAGTACTTCTCCGATGCGAAGAGGATACGTGCCATCGGCGGAAAGGGTGGCGACGGTTGCGTGTCCTTCCTGCAGCTATGGTGCAATGAGAGGGCCGGTCCAGATGGCGGAGACGGTGGCCACGGCGGGCATGTGGTGTTCCAGGCCTCTAACGATGTGCGCAACTTTAACCACGTGGGGAGTATTCTGAAAGCGGAGGAAGGAGAGCCGGGAAGCTCCAAGGATTGCCATGGCAAGAACGCCAAGCATTCTGTGATCAAAGTTCCAATCGGGACGGTGATCAGGAATGCGCAAGGTCAAATTGTCGGGGATTTGGGACAAGCGGATCTTATGTTTGTGGCCGCTCGAGGAGGAGCCGGTGGCAAGGGCAACCGCTTCTTTACCACGGACAAGGAAACGAGTCCCAAAGTCAGTGAATACGGTCCTAAGGGTGAAGATCTATCATACACTCTGGAACTGCGCAGCATGGCGGATGTGGGTTTGATTGGTTACCCCAATGCTGGCAAAAGCACCCTACTGAATGCACTGACACGGGCCAAGCCAAAGGTTGCTCCCTACGCCTTCACTACGCTACGTCCGCACTTGGGAACCGTCCAGTACGATGACCATGTCCAGCTCACCATTGCCGATCTTCCCGGACTCGTGCCCAATGCTCATCGCAATAAGGGCTTGGGCATACAGTTCCTAAAGCACGCCGAGCGCTGCACCTTGCTGCTGTTCGTGTTGGATGCCAGTGCACCGGAGCCATGGAAGCACTATGAGCAGCTAATGCACGAACTCCGCCAGTTTGGCGGACGTCTGGCGAGTCGCCCGCAATTGGTGGTGGCCAATAAGCTGGACGTGGAAGAGGGCCAAAATAACTTTGAGGAACTGCAACGTCGCCTGCAAAATCCCGTGCTCGGCATTAGTGCCAAAATGGGTCATAATCTTGGACAACTCCTGAACAGCATACGCAGAGGATACGACCGCCACAAGGAACAGCCCAAGGAATCCAGTTAG
- the LOC6611676 gene encoding dolichyl-diphosphooligosaccharide--protein glycosyltransferase subunit DAD1 — MVELSSVISKFYNDYVQNTPKKLKLVDIYLGYILLTGIIQFVYCCLVGTFPFNSFLSGFISTVSCFVLAVCLRLQANPQNKSVFAGISPERGFADFIFAHVILHLVVMNFIG, encoded by the coding sequence ATGGTGGAGCTGTCGAGCGTCATTTCCAAGTTCTACAACGACTACGTGCAGAACACGCCCAAGAAACTGAAGCTGGTGGACATCTACCTGGGCTACATTCTGCTCACCGGCATCATTCAGTTTGTTTACTGCTGCCTGGTTGGAACCTTCCCGTTCAACTCCTTCCTATCTGGTTTCATCAGCACCGTCAGCTGCTTCGTCCTGGCAGTGTGCCTACGCCTGCAGGCCAATCCCCAGAACAAGAGCGTGTTTGCCGGCATTTCGCCGGAACGCGGCTTCGCCGACTTTATCTTCGCTCATGTGATCCTGCATCTGGTGGTCATGAACTTCATCGGTTAA
- the LOC6611673 gene encoding alanine--tRNA ligase, cytoplasmic, giving the protein MKLLTAKEVRNAYMDFFKEQKHIYVHSSSTIPLDDPTLLFANAGMNQFKPIFLGTADPNSEMSKWVRVANTQKCIRAGGKHNDLDDVGKDVYHHTFFEMLGNWSFGDYFKKEICSWAWEFLTQRLALPKDRLYVTYFGGDAASGLEPDLECKQMWLDLGLKPEHILPGSMKDNFWEMGETGPCGPCSELHFDRIGGRSVPELVNMDDPDVLEIWNLVFIQYNRESDGSLKQLPKKHIDCGMGFERLVSVIQNKRSNYDTDLFVPLFDAIQAGTGAPPYQGRVGADDVDGIDMAYRVLADHARTITIALADGGTPDNTGRGYVLRRILRRAVRYATEKLNAKPGFFATLVNTVVDLLGDAFPEVKKDPQHIIDIINEEELQFLKTLTRGRNLLNRTIEKLGNQTTIPGDVAWRLYDTYGFPVDLTQLMAEEKSLKIDMDGYEAAKHNSYVLSQGKGASKIEEINLDVHAISQLQEQGVPPTNDTFKYKYEAVSDERDSAYNYGVCSSKIVALRFENQFVNEITSGQKAGIVLDKTNFYAESGGQIYDQGALVKVNDEANEFLVDRVYNRGGYILHIGVVEGTLKVGDELELHIDVERRWLTMKNHSATHALNHCLLQVLGKDTEQKGSLVVPEKLRFDFNSKAAMTIEQVSKTEQLTKEMVYKNVPIYAKESKLALAKKIRGLRSVFDEVYPDPVRVISFGVSVDELEQNPDSEAGEQTSVEFCGGTHLRRSGHIMDFVISSEEAIAKGIRRIVALTGPEALKALQKSETFEQEIVRLKATIENDKSGKDSKSHVKEIVELTEQISHATIPYVKKDEMRNLLKGLKKTLDDKERALRAAVSVTVVERAKALCEANPNATVLVEQLEAFNNTKALDAALKQVRSQLPDAAAMFLSVDADSKKIFCLSSVPKSAVEKGLKANEWVQHVSATLGGKGGGKPESAQASGTNYEKVDEIVQLASKFAQSKLS; this is encoded by the exons ATGAAGTTACTGACAGCAAAGGAGGTGCGCAACGCCTATATGGACTTCTTCAAGGAGCAGAAGCACATCTATGTTCACTCGTCTAGCACGATTCCATTGGACGATCCCACGCTGTTGTTCGCCAACGCCGGCATGAATCAGTTCAAGCCCATTTTTCTGGGCACCGCTGATCCAAACAGCGAAATGTCCAAGTGGGTGCGCGTGGCCAACACGCAGAAGTGCATTCGCGCCGGAGGCAAGCACAACGATCTGGACGACGTGGGCAAGGATGTCTATCACCACACCTTCTTTGAAATGCTGGGAAACTGGTCCTTCGGTGACTACTTTAAGAAGGAGATCTGCTCCTGGGCCTGGGAGTTTCTCACGCAGCGACTCGCCCTCCCCAAGGATCGTCTGTATGTGACTTACTTTGGTGGTGACGCGGCCAGTGGTCTGGAGCCCGATCTGGAGTGCAAGCAAATGTGGCTGGACTTGGGCCTGAAACCGGAACACATCCTTCCGGGCAGCATGAAGGACAACTTCTGGGAGATGGGCGAGACTGGGCCCTGCGGACCATGCTCTGAGCTGCACTTTGACCGAATCGGCGGACGCAGCGTTCCGGAGCTGGTTAACATGGACGATCCCGATGTTCTGGAGATCTGGAATCTCGTGTTCATCCAGTACAACCGAGAATCTGATGGCAGCTTGAAGCAACTTCCCAAGAAGCACATTGATTGCGGCATGGGCTTCGAGCGGCTGGTGTCCGTCATCCAAAATAAGCGATCTAACTACGATACCGATCTGTTTGTGCCACTTTTCGATGCCATCCAGGCGGGCACTGGTGCCCCACCTTACCAGGGTCGTGTGGGTGCCGACGATGTGGACGGCATTGATATGGCCTACCGCGTGCTTGCCGATCACGCCCGCACCATCACCATTGCTTTGGCTGATGGCGGCACTCCGGACAACACTGGCCGAGGCTATGTCCTGCGACGCATCCTTCGTCGCGCTGTGCG TTATGCCACTGAGAAGTTAAATGCCAAGCCCGGTTTCTTCGCCACCCTGGTGAACACCGTGGTTGATTTGCTTGGTGATGCCTTCCCGGAGGTGAAAAAGGATCCCCAACACATCATTGATATCATCAACGAGGAAGAGTTGCAGTTCCTTAAGACGTTAACGCGCGGACGCAACTTGCTGAACCGCACAATTGAAAAGTTGGGTAACCAGACTACAATTCCCGGCGATGTTGCTTGGCGGCTGTACGACACCTACGGCTTCCCAGTCGATCTAACCCAGCTTATGGCAGAAGAGAAATCCTTGAAAATCGATATGGATGGCTATGAGGCAGCCAAGCATAATTCATATGTGCTTTCGCAGGGCAAAGGTGCTAGCAAAATCGAGGAGATCAATCTGGATGTGCACGCCATTTCGCAGCTGCAGGAGCAAGGTGTACCACCAACCAACGACACCTTTAAGTACAAGTACGAGGCTGTGTCTGACGAACGCGACTCCGCCTACAACTACGGGGTGTGCAGTAGCAAGATTGTTGCCCTGCGTTTCGAAAACCAGTTTGTGAACGAGATCACCAGCGGACAGAAGGCGGGCATCGTTCTGGACAAAACAAATTTCTATGCAGAGAGCGGTGGTCAAATCTACGACCAAGGTGCACTGGTTAAAGTCAATGAcgaggcgaacgaattccttGTGGACCGTGTCTACAACCGCGGAGGCTACATTCTTCACATTGGCGTTGTAGAGGGCACCCTTAAGGTGGGTGATGAGTTGGAACTGCACATCGACGTGGAGCGTCGCTGGTTGACCATGAAAAATCACTCGGCCACCCATGCTCTTAACCATTGCTTGCTGCAAGTATTGGGTAAGGACACCGAGCAGAAAGGCTCTTTGGTAGTGCCAGAGAAGCTACGCTTTGACTTTAACAGCAAGGCGGCAATGACCATCGAGCAGGTGTCCAAGACGGAGCAGCTGACTAAGGAGATGGTCTACAAGAATGTGCCGATTTACGCAAAGGAGTCGAAATTGGCCCTGGCCAAGAAGATCCGAGGCCTGCGATCGGTCTTCGACGAAGTGTACCCGGATCCCGTTAGGGTAATTTCCTTCGGAGTGTCCGTAGATGAACTGGAGCAGAATCCCGATTCTGAAGCCGGCGAACAAACCTCCGTCGAGTTTTGCGGAGGCACCCATTTGAGGCGCTCGGGTCACATCATGGACTTTGTGATCAGCAGCGAAGAGGCCATTGCCAAGGGTATCCGACGAATTGTGGCTCTTACAGGACCCGAAGCGCTGAAGGCACTGCAGAAATCTGAAACATTTGAACAAGAAATCGTCCGGCTTAAGGCCACCATTGAAAACGATAAGTCTGGTAAGGACTCCAAGTCGCATGTGAAGGAGATTGTTGAGCTGACTGAACAAATCTCGCATGCCACGATTCCCTACGTGAAAAAGGACGAGATGCGCAACCTGCTGAAGGGCTTGAAGAAAACATTGGACGACAAGGAACGTGCCCTACGTGCTGCTGTCTCCGTCACTGTTGTGGAGCGCGCCAAGGCTCTGTGCGAAGCCAATCCCAATGCCACCGTGCTGGTCGAGCAGTTGGAAGCCTTCAACAACACCAAGGCGCTGGATGCCGCACTGAAGCAAGTGCGCAGCCAGCTGCCCGACGCTGCCGCCATGTTTTTGTCAGTGGATGCGGACTCCAAGAAGATCTTCTGTCTCAGCTCGGTGCCGAAAAGTGCCGTGGAAAAGGGTCTGAAGGCCAACGAGTGGGTGCAGCATGTTTCCGCCACGCTGGGTGGCAAGGGAGGTGGCAAGCCGGAATCCGCCCAGGCATCGGGCACAAATTACGAAAAGGTGGATGAAATTGTCCAGTTGGCCAGCAAATTCGCTCAGTCGAAACTGTCTTAA
- the LOC6611675 gene encoding uncharacterized protein LOC6611675: MPHKRRNRVHANQRNFTTRLVSVAKQVSAPPNVLVESCNGAHAENSSPGSPKAKGGAMTNGKNPTIQLAVPICNTTVRKQNEAHIISNIKLQMNFHKESNLIAPQITKKMNFAPNRVVFGVLVPLNVNDSVLVPHNSKPDALKQTSKESESCKAISEPQLADYVEKVDSIIMAVKEPVLNLDWVPGPFDFFGAYKRTYN, translated from the exons ATGCCGCACAAACGTAGGAACCGAGTCCATGCGAACCAAAGGAATTTCACAACGCGACTCGTTTCTGTGGCCAAACAGGTGTCTGCACCGCCAAATGTGCTCGTCGAATCCTGCAACGGTGCTCATGCCGAAAACAGCTCGCCGGGCAGTCCGAAGGCCAAAGGAGGCGCAATGACCAACGGGAAAAATCCGACGATCCAGTTAGCCGTGCCCATATGCAACACCACCGTGCGCAAGCAGAACGAGGCCCATATCATATCCAACATTAAGCTGCAAATGAACTTTCATAAGGAATCTAACTTGATCGCACCACAG ATCACCAAAAAGATGAACTTCGCTCCGAATCGTGTTGTATTCGGGGTCCTAGTGCCTCTCAATGTCAACGATTCTGTGCTGGTGCCGCACAATAGCAAGCCCGATGCCTTAAAGCAGACATCGAAAGAATCGGAATCATGCAAGGCCATAAGCGAGCCCCAGCTAGCCGACTATGTGGAGAAAGTAGATTCCATTATCATGGCGGTTAAGGAACCAGTACTCAACTTGGATTGGGTACCAGGACCCTTCGATTTTTTCGGCGCATATAAGAGAACATACAATTAG